In Arachis hypogaea cultivar Tifrunner chromosome 17, arahy.Tifrunner.gnm2.J5K5, whole genome shotgun sequence, a single window of DNA contains:
- the LOC112764604 gene encoding probable receptor-like protein kinase At2g42960, with protein MSSNSSLNVELSKKTSFFGLKRWVLIGIGVSAFIVLILGVLSIWVMFRRKSRRSVDKYSQSKIPNVSKDIRVDKVGVQSSYVEPENVSVSVHDKANDKSSEKITVHLAMSKSSDHDNISQCSSSYHHERGFSSMSGEEGSSGNGKKQSMLSYGGGMVTASPLVGLPEFSHLGWGHWFTLRDLQLATNRFSQENVIGEGGYGVVYRGRLINGSEVAVKKLLNNLGQAEKEFRVEVEAIGHVRHKHLVRLLGYCVEGVNRLLVYEYVNNGNLEQWLHGSMEQGTLTWEARIKVVLGTAKALAYLHEAIEPKVVHRDIKSSNILIDDEFNAKVSDFGLAKLLDSGESHITTRVMGTFGYVAPEYANSGLLNEKSDIYSFSVLLLEAVTGRDPVDYARPPNEVNLVEWLKMMVGTRRAEEVVDSRLEVKPTTRALKRALLVALRCVDPDADKRPKMSQVVRMLEADEYPFREDRRNRKSRTASMEIESVSCGPSNGEKAGNSEGIVPARMEGQGQD; from the exons ATGTCATCGAATAGTTCTTTGAATGTCGAATTGTCGAAGAAGACATCTTTTTTCGGTTTGAAACGATGGGTTTTGATTGGGATCGGAGTCAGTGCCTTTATAGTGCTGATTCTTGGTGTATTGTCTATATGGGTGATGTTTCGGAGAAAGTCTAGGAGATCTGTTGACAAGTACTCTCAATCCAAGATACCGAATGTGTCGAAAGATATCAGGGTTGATAAGGTTGGGGTGCAGAGTTCTTATGTGGAGCCGGAAAATGTGTCTGTTTCAGTTCATGACAAGGCAAATGATAAGAGTTCAGAGAAGATAACAGTTCATTTGGCCATGAGCAAATCCAGTGATCATGATAATATTAGTCAGTGCAGTTCAAGCTATCACCACGAGAGAGGATTTAGTTCGATGTCCGGGGAAGAAGGAAGTTCCGGGAATGGTAAGAAGCAATCTATGTTGTCATATGGAGGAGGGATGGTGACTGCCTCTCCTTTAGTTGGGTTGCCGGAATTTTCTCATCTCGGGTGGGGCCACTGGTTTACACTCAGAGATCTTCAACTAGCAACCAATCGTTTCTCGCAAGAGAATGTTATCGGTGAGGGTGGCTATGGGGTTGTTTATAGGGGCAGATTGATCAATGGAAGCGAGGTGGCAGTAAAGAAGCTTCTTAACAATTT GGGACAAGCAGAGAAAGAATTCAGGGTTGAAGTCGAGGCGATAGGCCATGTTAGACATAAACATCTCGTGCGCCTGCTTGGATATTGCGTAGAGGGTGTTAACAG GCTGCTAGTGTATGAATATGTGAATAATGGTAACTTAGAGCAATGGCTGCATGGCTCCATGGAACAGGGGACACTAACTTGGGAGGCACGCATCAAAGTTGTGCTCGGCACAGCCAAAGC GCTTGCTTACTTACATGAAGCAATTGAACCGAAAGTTGTTCACCGGgatataaagtctagcaatatattGATCGATGACGAGTTCAACGCAAAGGTTTCTGATTTCGGTCTGGCCAAACTATTGGATTCAGGAGAAAGTCACATAACAACTAGAGTTATGGGAACATTTGG TTATGTGGCACCAGAATATGCTAATAGTGGCCTCTTAAATGAGAAGAGCGACATTTACAGCTTCAGTGTCCTCCTGCTGGAAGCAGTTACCGGAAGGGACCCTGTAGACTATGCTCGGCCGCCTAATGAG GTTAATCTGGTTGAATGGCTCAAGATGATGGTGGGAACAAGGAGGGCCGAGGAAGTAGTTGACTCGAGACTTGAGGTTAAACCAACAACACGCGCTTTGAAGCGTGCCCTTCTTGTTGCGCTGAGGTGCGTCGATCCTGATGCGGATAAAAGGCCTAAAATGAGTCAAGTTGTAAGGATGCTTGAAGCCGATGAATATCCATTTCGAGAG GATCGAAGGAATAGAAAGAGCCGCACTGCCAGCATGGAAATCGAGTCTGTTAGTTGCGGTCCATCCAATGGCGAAAAGGCAGGGAATTCCGAAGGCATTGTGCCGGCGAGAATGGAGGGACAGGGACAGGATTGA